Proteins encoded together in one Streptomyces umbrinus window:
- a CDS encoding ABC transporter substrate-binding protein, translating into MRRTRAAAASAVTVSMLAAVTACGGGSSTDGGSNDSPKTLTYWASNQGPSIEADKKILTPELKKFEKDTGIKVKLEVIPWSDLLNRILAATTSGQGPDVLNIGNTWSASLQATGALLPWDAKNFDKIGGKDRFVESALGSAGATGSDPAAVPLYSMAYALYYNKKMFADAGISGPPATWDDLVADGKKISKDGKWALAAEGSNPSENIHHVFVLGKQHGADFFDADGKPDFTSDGAVAAVKQYVDLMAKDKVVAPGNAEYAQNQSLQDFAKDKTAMVLWQTAATTLEAHGMSDDEWGVAPVPVQSGSPGADTAVNSMVAGINLAVFKNTDNIDGALKFVKFMTSDAEQKTLNKTYGSIPPVTAAQEDPAFSTPALKVIRDTLAKSAAPLPQVPNESQFETAVGTAVKELFADAAAGRPVTTASVKEKLSEAQQQMPKK; encoded by the coding sequence ATGCGCAGAACCCGAGCCGCGGCCGCGAGCGCGGTCACCGTCTCCATGCTGGCCGCCGTGACCGCCTGCGGCGGTGGCTCGTCGACGGACGGCGGGTCCAACGACTCGCCGAAGACGCTCACCTACTGGGCCTCCAACCAGGGGCCGAGCATCGAGGCCGACAAGAAGATCCTCACGCCCGAGCTGAAGAAGTTCGAGAAGGACACCGGCATCAAGGTCAAGCTGGAGGTCATCCCCTGGTCCGACCTCCTCAACCGCATCCTCGCCGCGACCACTTCGGGCCAGGGCCCGGACGTGCTCAACATCGGCAACACCTGGTCGGCCTCGCTCCAGGCGACCGGCGCGCTGCTGCCCTGGGACGCCAAGAACTTCGACAAGATCGGTGGCAAGGACCGGTTCGTCGAGTCGGCGCTCGGCTCGGCGGGGGCCACCGGCTCGGATCCGGCGGCGGTGCCGCTGTACTCGATGGCGTATGCGCTCTACTACAACAAGAAGATGTTCGCGGACGCGGGGATATCCGGGCCGCCCGCAACCTGGGACGACCTGGTCGCCGACGGGAAGAAGATCTCCAAGGACGGCAAGTGGGCGCTGGCCGCCGAGGGTTCGAACCCGTCGGAGAACATCCACCACGTCTTCGTCCTCGGCAAGCAGCACGGCGCCGACTTCTTCGACGCCGACGGGAAGCCCGACTTCACCTCCGACGGGGCCGTCGCGGCGGTCAAGCAGTACGTCGATCTGATGGCCAAGGACAAGGTCGTCGCGCCCGGAAACGCCGAGTACGCGCAGAACCAGTCGCTGCAGGACTTCGCCAAGGACAAGACGGCGATGGTGCTGTGGCAGACCGCCGCGACCACGCTAGAGGCGCACGGCATGAGCGACGACGAGTGGGGTGTCGCACCGGTGCCGGTCCAGTCCGGCAGCCCGGGGGCGGACACCGCCGTCAACTCGATGGTGGCGGGCATCAACCTGGCCGTCTTCAAGAACACCGACAACATCGACGGCGCCCTGAAGTTCGTGAAGTTCATGACGAGCGACGCCGAACAGAAGACGCTCAACAAGACGTACGGGTCCATCCCCCCGGTCACGGCGGCCCAGGAGGACCCCGCGTTCAGCACGCCCGCGCTGAAGGTGATCAGAGACACGCTCGCCAAGAGCGCGGCCCCGCTGCCCCAGGTGCCCAACGAGTCGCAGTTCGAGACGGCGGTCGGCACGGCCGTGAAGGAACTGTTCGCGGACGCGGCGGCCGGACGACCGGTCACGACCGCCTCGGTCAAGGAGAAGCTCTCCGAGGCTCAGCAGCAGATGCCGAAGAAGTGA
- a CDS encoding carbohydrate ABC transporter permease encodes MTVTAQPAVGEEALPGATGPTPRRRTGRVRRIALPYLLLLPALLLELLVHLVPMVIGIVMSFKELTQFYIRDWGAAPWAGFDNYSLSVDFDAPVGEALLHSFFVTCAFTVLSVGLCWLLGTVAAVYMQETFRGRGFLRAVFLIPYALPVYAAVITWAFMFQRDNGLVNHVLHDQLGLTDSPSFWLIGDNSFVALLVVSVWKGWPFAFLIVMAGLQNIPKELYEAAAIDGAGMVQQIRRITLPSLRPVNQVLVLVLFLWTFNDFNTPYVLFGQAAPEAADLISIHIYQSSFVTWNFGTGSAMSVMLLLFLLVVTGIYLVLTSRGRRAADV; translated from the coding sequence ATGACCGTGACCGCTCAACCCGCGGTCGGGGAGGAGGCGTTGCCCGGTGCGACAGGGCCCACCCCGCGCCGCCGCACCGGGCGAGTACGCCGTATCGCCCTGCCGTACCTGCTCCTCCTGCCCGCCCTGCTGCTCGAACTCCTCGTCCATCTGGTGCCGATGGTCATCGGCATCGTGATGAGCTTCAAGGAGCTCACGCAGTTCTACATCCGCGACTGGGGCGCCGCGCCCTGGGCGGGGTTCGACAACTACAGCCTGTCCGTGGACTTCGACGCGCCCGTCGGCGAGGCGCTGCTCCACTCCTTCTTCGTCACCTGTGCCTTCACCGTGCTGTCCGTCGGCCTGTGCTGGCTGCTCGGCACGGTGGCCGCGGTCTACATGCAGGAGACGTTCCGCGGCCGCGGCTTCCTGCGCGCGGTCTTCCTCATCCCGTACGCGCTTCCGGTGTACGCGGCCGTCATCACCTGGGCGTTCATGTTCCAGCGCGACAACGGCCTGGTGAACCACGTGCTGCACGACCAACTGGGCCTCACCGACAGCCCGTCCTTCTGGCTGATCGGCGACAACAGCTTCGTCGCACTGCTCGTCGTGTCGGTGTGGAAGGGCTGGCCGTTCGCCTTCCTCATCGTGATGGCGGGCCTGCAGAACATCCCCAAGGAACTGTACGAGGCCGCGGCGATCGACGGGGCCGGCATGGTCCAGCAGATCCGCCGCATCACGCTGCCCTCGCTGCGCCCGGTCAACCAGGTGCTCGTCCTGGTGCTCTTCCTGTGGACGTTCAACGACTTCAACACGCCGTACGTGCTGTTCGGCCAGGCGGCACCGGAGGCGGCGGACCTGATCTCGATCCACATCTACCAGTCGTCGTTCGTGACATGGAACTTCGGGACGGGATCGGCGATGTCCGTGATGCTGCTGCTGTTCCTGCTGGTCGTGACAGGCATCTACCTCGTCCTGACCTCGCGCGGACGGAGGGCCGCCGATGTCTAG
- a CDS encoding carbohydrate ABC transporter permease produces MAAPRSFLWSRRIFLTLLTGFVLLPVYVMLSSSLKPLQDVSGEFRWVPSGLTIRPYIDIWSTVPLAKYFVNSLIVAGAATVCSVVIAIFAAYGVSRYRFRGKRLFTVTVLSTQMFPGILFLLPLFLIYVNIGNATGIALFGSRIGLILTYLTFSLPFSIWMLIGYFESVPRDLDEAAMVDGCGPLGALFRVVVPAAVPGIVAVAVYAFMTAWGEVLFASVMTNDTTRTLAVGLKGYATQNDVYWNQVMAASLVVSVPVVAGFLLLQRYLVAGLTAGAVK; encoded by the coding sequence ATGGCCGCGCCGCGGTCCTTCCTCTGGTCGCGCCGGATCTTCCTCACCCTGCTGACCGGCTTCGTCCTGCTGCCGGTGTACGTGATGCTGTCCAGCTCGCTGAAGCCGCTGCAGGACGTGTCGGGAGAGTTCCGCTGGGTGCCCAGCGGGCTGACCATCCGCCCGTACATCGACATCTGGTCGACCGTTCCGCTGGCGAAGTACTTCGTCAACTCGCTGATCGTGGCGGGCGCGGCGACGGTCTGCTCGGTGGTGATCGCGATCTTCGCCGCGTACGGGGTCAGCCGCTACCGCTTCCGCGGGAAACGCCTGTTCACCGTGACCGTGCTGTCCACCCAGATGTTCCCCGGGATCCTCTTCCTGCTCCCGCTGTTCCTGATCTACGTGAACATCGGCAACGCCACCGGCATCGCGCTCTTCGGCTCGCGGATCGGCCTGATCCTCACCTATCTGACGTTCTCGCTGCCGTTCTCGATCTGGATGCTGATCGGCTACTTCGAGTCGGTGCCGCGGGACTTGGACGAGGCGGCGATGGTGGACGGCTGCGGGCCACTCGGCGCTCTCTTCCGGGTCGTCGTGCCCGCCGCGGTCCCCGGAATCGTCGCGGTCGCGGTGTACGCGTTCATGACCGCGTGGGGCGAAGTGCTGTTCGCGTCGGTGATGACCAACGACACCACCCGCACGCTCGCCGTCGGTCTCAAGGGCTATGCCACGCAGAACGACGTGTACTGGAACCAGGTCATGGCCGCCTCGCTCGTCGTGAGCGTCCCCGTGGTCGCCGGGTTCCTGCTGCTCCAGCGCTATCTGGTCGCCGGGCTCACCGCCGGAGCCGTGAAGTGA
- a CDS encoding GH1 family beta-glucosidase encodes MTIDLAALPQDFVWGTATSAYQIEGAVAEDGRSPSIWDTFSHTPGKVDGDDHGDVACDHYHRWREDIALMKELGTNAYRLSVAWPRVVPGGDGPVNAKGLDFYDSLVDGLLEAGITPSVTLYHWDLPQVLQDRGGWPERDTAYHLAAYATAVAERLGDRVKHWTTLNEPLCSAWIGHLEGRMAPGLTDLTAAVRTSYHLLLGHGLATQAIRAAAPGAEVGIVNNLSSIEPATDRPEDIAAARRLDGHTNRWWLDPVHGRGFPADMREVYGVELPERAGDLATIAQPLDWLGLNYYFPSAVVDDPDGPAPFAQSVRRPGVPRTGMDWEVDATGIESLLLRLTDDYGARRLYVTENGSAYPDVVRADGTVDDPERTLYLEQHLAACASAVRKGAPLAGYFAWSLLDNFEWAYGYDKRFGLVHVDYRTQRRTVKGSGRRYAEIIQEHGGRARKAA; translated from the coding sequence GTGACCATCGACCTCGCCGCGCTCCCCCAGGACTTCGTGTGGGGGACGGCCACGTCGGCGTACCAGATCGAGGGTGCCGTCGCCGAGGACGGCCGCTCGCCCTCCATCTGGGACACCTTCTCGCACACACCGGGAAAGGTGGACGGCGACGACCACGGGGACGTCGCCTGCGACCACTACCACCGGTGGCGCGAGGACATCGCCCTGATGAAGGAGCTGGGCACCAACGCGTACCGGCTGTCGGTCGCCTGGCCGCGCGTCGTGCCGGGCGGCGACGGCCCGGTGAACGCCAAGGGCCTCGACTTCTACGACTCGCTGGTCGACGGCCTGCTGGAGGCGGGCATCACACCGTCGGTGACCCTCTACCACTGGGACCTGCCGCAGGTGCTCCAGGACCGGGGCGGCTGGCCCGAGCGCGACACGGCGTACCACCTGGCGGCGTACGCGACGGCCGTCGCCGAGCGCCTCGGCGACCGGGTCAAGCACTGGACGACCCTAAACGAGCCGCTGTGCTCCGCGTGGATCGGCCATCTGGAGGGGCGGATGGCTCCCGGCCTTACGGACCTCACGGCGGCCGTCCGCACCTCGTACCACCTGCTGCTCGGCCACGGCCTGGCCACCCAGGCGATCCGCGCCGCGGCCCCGGGCGCCGAGGTCGGCATCGTCAACAACCTCTCCAGCATCGAGCCCGCCACCGACCGCCCCGAGGACATCGCGGCGGCCAGGCGCCTGGACGGCCACACCAACCGCTGGTGGCTCGACCCGGTGCACGGCCGCGGCTTCCCGGCGGACATGCGTGAGGTATATGGGGTCGAACTCCCCGAGCGGGCAGGCGACTTGGCGACCATCGCCCAGCCCCTGGACTGGCTGGGCCTCAACTACTACTTCCCGTCGGCCGTCGTCGACGACCCCGACGGGCCGGCCCCCTTCGCCCAGTCGGTCCGCCGGCCGGGCGTGCCGCGCACGGGCATGGACTGGGAGGTCGACGCGACCGGAATCGAGAGCCTGCTGCTGCGCCTCACCGACGACTACGGCGCCCGGCGGCTGTACGTCACCGAGAACGGCTCCGCCTACCCGGACGTCGTCCGCGCCGACGGCACGGTCGACGACCCCGAGCGCACCCTGTACCTGGAACAGCATCTGGCGGCCTGCGCGTCGGCCGTCCGCAAGGGGGCTCCCCTTGCGGGCTACTTCGCCTGGTCGCTGCTGGACAACTTCGAGTGGGCGTACGGCTACGACAAGCGTTTCGGGCTCGTGCACGTCGACTACCGCACACAGCGCCGCACCGTGAAGGGCAGCGGGCGACGGTACGCGGAGATCATCCAGGAGCACGGCGGGAGGGCGCGAAAGGCGGCCTGA
- a CDS encoding phosphotransferase family protein, with protein sequence MSEERARRILEAAGFPPGSLAGCRPMSGGTYNTVEELRLTNGSRHMLKIPPPPTVPGMSHERELLVSEAEFYRAAVTVDVPAPRVVHVCLDASEGCHLLMTVCPGDGWGDAYSDAEQTLLRRELGRHVARLHQVTGPGFGYPSGALGPLSADWRTAFTAIYGAVLDDARRYEAWLPRPVDEVARAAKTAYDALDEVTDPRLVHFDLWQGNILVDRPEGGGAPRIGGLIDGERMFWGDPLADFVSLALLGDIRKDHGFLTGYQEAGGRAEFTDSARQRLALYRSYLYLIMLIETVPRGAGDEQVAWVRERVAPELTAALDELGQ encoded by the coding sequence ATGTCGGAGGAGCGGGCCCGACGGATCCTGGAGGCGGCCGGATTTCCGCCCGGTAGCCTCGCCGGCTGCCGTCCGATGAGCGGCGGGACGTACAACACCGTCGAGGAGCTCCGCCTCACCAACGGCAGCCGGCACATGCTGAAGATCCCGCCACCGCCGACCGTCCCCGGCATGAGCCACGAACGCGAACTCCTCGTCTCGGAGGCGGAGTTCTACCGCGCCGCCGTCACGGTCGACGTGCCCGCGCCGCGAGTCGTGCACGTCTGCCTGGACGCGTCCGAGGGCTGCCACCTCCTGATGACGGTCTGCCCGGGTGACGGTTGGGGCGACGCCTACTCGGACGCCGAACAGACGCTGTTGCGCCGGGAGTTGGGGCGGCATGTGGCCCGGCTCCACCAGGTGACGGGGCCCGGCTTCGGCTACCCGTCCGGGGCTCTCGGGCCCCTGTCCGCCGACTGGCGTACTGCCTTCACCGCCATCTACGGCGCCGTCCTGGACGACGCCCGCCGGTATGAGGCCTGGCTGCCGCGCCCGGTGGACGAGGTGGCCCGCGCGGCCAAGACGGCGTACGACGCCCTGGACGAGGTCACGGACCCGCGCCTGGTGCACTTCGATCTGTGGCAGGGGAACATCCTGGTCGACCGCCCGGAAGGCGGCGGCGCGCCCAGGATCGGCGGACTGATCGACGGCGAGCGCATGTTCTGGGGAGACCCGCTCGCGGACTTCGTCTCCCTGGCGCTCCTCGGTGACATCAGGAAGGACCACGGCTTCCTGACGGGTTATCAAGAGGCGGGCGGACGAGCCGAGTTCACCGACTCGGCCCGTCAGCGCCTCGCCCTCTACCGCAGCTATCTCTACCTGATCATGCTCATCGAGACCGTCCCGCGTGGCGCCGGGGACGAGCAGGTCGCCTGGGTCAGGGAACGCGTCGCCCCGGAACTCACCGCGGCCCTGGACGAACTCGGCCAGTGA
- a CDS encoding cytochrome P450 has product MTPSVSHPHVVGTLDGVPVVDISAVGPGRTPLQQVMELSRAHGPVLVRRLHGRDTLFVSDLELVTDLADETRFAKHVGPALENVREFAADGLFTAYNDEPNWAKAHDILMPAFALGSMRTYHPVMLKVARRLIDSWDRGARDGAPVNVPDDMTRMTLDTIGLAGFGYDFGSFERDEPHPFVEAMVRCLEWSMTRLSRLPGQDHSVADAAFQGDSDYLAQVVDDVIEARVSEGEGTAEDLLGLMLSAEHPVDGTKLDTANIRNQVITFLIAGHETTSGATSFALYYLAKHPAVLQLVQREVDAMWGDTADPEPTFDEVGQLAYTRQVLNEALRLWPTAAVFGRHAREDTLLGGRIPVRAGQGVMVLAPMLHRQPVWGDNPELFDPSRFTPEAEATRSPHAFKPFGTGERACIGRQFALHEATMLLAMIVHRYRLHDHADYRLTVKETLTLKPDGFTLALTPRTTADREHAQLPGSARQQDVVADEKALPARVRPGTRALFLHGSNYGTCREFAAQLADEAAALGCETEVAALDKYADGLPADRPVVITAASYNGRPTDDATAFAAWLDEAPAAADLTYAVLGVGDRNWAATYQPFPTRIDDRLAELGGTRLLDRTAADASGDLGGTVRGFTAELRTALLEKYGDPDATDTTALEDTAATYQVRTLTGGPLDAVAARHGLVPMTVTEAYDLTAPGHPRTKRFVRLALPDGTAYRTGDHLTVLPVNSPELVDRAAAALGVDLDTVLDIRASRPRRDGIAVDRPLTVRQLLSHHVELQGRPNLDRLAVLAAANPCPPERAALANLQASDQRTLIELVEAYPALRGSLSWPLLLEEILTPLRPRTYSISSSPATDPSHADLMVSLLEAPARSGNGIYTGTGSGHLGAVKPGDTVLARVQPCREAFRVDHSAPVVMVAAGTGLAPFRGAIADRAATNSQLAPALCYFDCDAPDADFLHAEELRAAEAAGAVSLRPAFRAAPVDGAAFVQHRIAAEADEVWDLLNSGARVYVCGDGSRMAPGVRDAFRTLYRDRTQDADDAACERWLDELIAAGRYVEDVYAAG; this is encoded by the coding sequence ATGACCCCCAGCGTGTCGCATCCGCATGTTGTCGGGACCCTTGATGGTGTTCCTGTCGTCGACATTTCCGCCGTCGGGCCTGGCCGCACCCCACTGCAGCAGGTCATGGAGTTGAGCCGGGCCCACGGGCCGGTGCTCGTGCGGCGGCTGCACGGGCGGGACACCCTGTTCGTGAGTGACCTTGAACTGGTGACCGACCTCGCCGACGAGACGCGGTTCGCCAAGCATGTCGGGCCCGCTCTGGAGAACGTGCGGGAGTTCGCCGCGGACGGGCTCTTCACGGCGTACAACGACGAGCCGAACTGGGCCAAGGCGCACGACATCCTGATGCCGGCCTTCGCGCTCGGGTCGATGCGGACGTATCACCCGGTGATGCTGAAGGTGGCGCGCAGGCTGATCGACTCGTGGGACCGCGGGGCCCGCGACGGTGCTCCGGTGAACGTTCCCGACGACATGACGCGGATGACGCTCGACACCATCGGCCTTGCCGGGTTCGGCTACGACTTCGGGTCCTTCGAGCGGGACGAGCCGCATCCGTTCGTCGAGGCCATGGTCAGGTGTCTGGAGTGGAGCATGACCAGGCTGAGCCGCCTCCCCGGCCAGGACCACTCCGTTGCGGACGCGGCCTTCCAGGGCGACTCCGACTACCTGGCGCAGGTGGTCGACGACGTGATCGAGGCCCGGGTCTCCGAAGGAGAAGGCACTGCCGAGGACCTGCTCGGCCTCATGCTCTCGGCCGAGCACCCCGTCGACGGCACCAAGCTGGACACCGCCAACATCCGCAACCAGGTGATCACCTTCCTGATCGCGGGCCACGAGACCACGTCCGGCGCCACGTCGTTCGCCCTCTACTACCTCGCCAAGCACCCAGCCGTCCTGCAGCTCGTACAGCGCGAGGTGGACGCGATGTGGGGCGACACGGCCGACCCCGAGCCGACGTTCGACGAGGTCGGGCAGCTCGCGTACACCCGGCAGGTGCTCAACGAGGCGCTGCGGCTGTGGCCGACGGCCGCAGTGTTCGGCCGGCACGCACGTGAGGACACCCTCCTCGGCGGGCGGATCCCGGTGCGTGCCGGGCAGGGCGTCATGGTGCTCGCTCCGATGCTGCACCGGCAGCCGGTGTGGGGCGACAACCCTGAGCTGTTCGACCCCTCGCGCTTCACACCGGAGGCGGAGGCCACGCGCTCCCCGCACGCGTTCAAGCCGTTCGGCACCGGTGAACGCGCCTGTATCGGACGGCAGTTCGCGCTCCACGAGGCGACCATGCTGCTTGCGATGATCGTCCACCGCTACCGGCTGCACGACCACGCCGACTACCGGCTCACGGTCAAGGAGACGCTGACGCTCAAGCCCGACGGCTTCACGCTCGCGCTCACCCCGCGCACGACGGCCGACCGGGAGCACGCCCAACTCCCGGGCTCCGCACGGCAACAGGACGTCGTGGCCGACGAGAAGGCGCTGCCCGCCAGGGTGCGCCCCGGCACCCGGGCGCTCTTCCTGCACGGCAGCAACTACGGGACCTGTCGCGAGTTCGCCGCCCAACTGGCCGACGAGGCAGCCGCGTTGGGGTGCGAGACCGAGGTGGCGGCGCTGGACAAGTACGCCGACGGTCTGCCCGCCGACCGCCCCGTCGTCATCACCGCGGCCTCCTACAACGGCCGGCCCACCGACGACGCCACCGCCTTCGCCGCCTGGCTCGACGAGGCCCCGGCCGCCGCCGACCTGACATACGCAGTCCTGGGCGTCGGCGACCGCAACTGGGCCGCCACCTACCAGCCCTTCCCGACCCGCATCGACGACCGGCTGGCCGAACTGGGCGGCACCCGGCTCCTGGACCGCACGGCCGCCGACGCCTCGGGCGACCTCGGCGGAACCGTCCGCGGCTTCACCGCCGAGCTGCGCACGGCCCTGCTGGAGAAGTACGGCGACCCCGACGCCACGGACACCACCGCACTGGAGGACACAGCGGCGACCTACCAGGTCCGTACGCTGACCGGTGGCCCCCTCGACGCGGTCGCCGCCCGGCACGGTCTCGTCCCCATGACGGTCACCGAGGCCTACGACCTCACCGCCCCCGGGCACCCGCGGACGAAGCGTTTCGTGCGGCTGGCACTGCCCGACGGCACGGCCTACCGTACGGGCGACCACCTCACCGTGCTGCCCGTCAACTCGCCGGAACTCGTCGACAGGGCAGCGGCCGCGCTCGGCGTGGACCTCGACACCGTGCTCGACATCCGGGCGAGCCGTCCGCGGCGCGACGGAATCGCCGTGGACCGGCCGTTGACGGTACGTCAACTACTGTCGCACCACGTTGAGTTGCAGGGGCGTCCCAACCTCGACCGGTTGGCGGTGCTCGCCGCCGCCAACCCGTGCCCGCCCGAGCGGGCCGCCCTCGCCAACCTCCAGGCCTCCGATCAGCGGACCCTGATCGAGCTCGTCGAGGCGTACCCCGCGCTGCGTGGCTCACTGAGCTGGCCGCTGCTGCTCGAAGAGATCCTCACGCCGCTGCGCCCCCGCACCTACTCGATCTCGTCCTCGCCCGCCACCGACCCCTCTCACGCCGACCTGATGGTCTCGCTGCTGGAGGCGCCGGCCCGCTCGGGGAACGGCATCTACACCGGGACCGGCTCCGGCCACCTGGGCGCGGTCAAGCCGGGCGACACCGTCCTCGCCCGGGTCCAGCCGTGCCGGGAGGCCTTCCGCGTCGACCACTCGGCACCGGTCGTCATGGTGGCCGCGGGGACGGGTCTCGCCCCCTTCCGCGGAGCCATCGCGGACCGCGCCGCGACGAACAGCCAACTGGCCCCCGCTCTCTGCTACTTCGACTGTGACGCCCCGGACGCCGACTTCCTGCACGCCGAAGAACTCCGTGCCGCCGAGGCAGCCGGAGCCGTCTCCCTGCGTCCTGCCTTCCGCGCGGCCCCCGTCGACGGCGCGGCCTTCGTCCAGCACCGGATCGCCGCCGAGGCGGACGAGGTGTGGGACCTGCTGAACTCCGGTGCCCGTGTCTACGTCTGCGGCGACGGTTCACGCATGGCACCCGGGGTGCGCGACGCCTTCCGTACCCTGTACCGGGACCGTACGCAGGACGCCGACGACGCGGCCTGCGAGCGGTGGCTCGACGAGCTGATCGCGGCGGGCCGCTATGTGGAGGACGTCTACGCGGCCGGGTGA
- a CDS encoding DUF3626 domain-containing protein yields the protein MNFGDTHSPRARALRHVAALSSGPALDPALRLTLNLHPDRLVRGRPILEALAEDGTYHSQFVTGTSNGGLTAHPGGDRWRWESRMFGGAYDAAAPHERPVYGALNFRHQVVGAAPRFGSAHFRLASDALWRATFCYPDSSVDPTAFGVADGMPLIVLAEADDRDALDDYIEAQVHGRVALDRDMEALVLDPCYRGTPVEAAARRLPCPVEWHPGYRLSVEELRRHPDYRGPRYVELGARIAEDGHLDPRVIGDAARTGRHDPQDLKKVWHCLARFGAPAGRTASTSESAGRAARWSRGAVVGGQVPGVSTPRA from the coding sequence GTGAATTTCGGGGACACCCACTCACCGCGTGCGCGGGCCCTGCGCCACGTCGCGGCGCTGTCGTCCGGCCCCGCCCTCGACCCGGCGCTCCGGCTGACCCTGAATCTGCACCCGGACCGCCTGGTGCGCGGGCGCCCGATCCTGGAGGCGCTGGCCGAGGACGGCACGTACCACTCGCAGTTCGTCACGGGCACCAGCAACGGCGGGCTGACGGCGCATCCGGGCGGCGACCGATGGCGCTGGGAGAGCCGGATGTTCGGCGGGGCGTACGACGCGGCGGCCCCGCACGAGCGGCCGGTGTACGGCGCGCTGAACTTCCGGCACCAAGTGGTCGGCGCCGCACCGAGATTCGGCTCCGCACACTTCCGGCTGGCCTCGGACGCGCTGTGGCGCGCCACGTTCTGCTATCCGGACAGCTCCGTCGATCCCACGGCGTTCGGGGTCGCCGACGGGATGCCCCTCATCGTCCTGGCCGAGGCGGACGACCGGGACGCCCTCGACGACTACATCGAGGCGCAGGTGCACGGACGGGTCGCCCTGGACCGGGACATGGAAGCGCTGGTCCTGGACCCCTGCTACCGCGGCACCCCCGTCGAGGCCGCGGCCCGGCGGCTGCCCTGCCCGGTCGAATGGCACCCCGGGTACCGGCTCTCCGTCGAGGAGTTGCGCCGCCACCCGGACTACCGCGGTCCGCGGTACGTCGAGCTGGGGGCGCGGATCGCCGAGGACGGGCACCTCGACCCGCGGGTCATCGGGGATGCGGCGCGCACCGGGCGTCACGACCCGCAGGACCTGAAGAAGGTGTGGCACTGCCTGGCCAGGTTCGGGGCGCCCGCCGGACGAACCGCCTCGACGAGCGAGTCGGCGGGCCGGGCGGCTCGCTGGTCGAGGGGAGCGGTGGTCGGCGGCCAGGTGCCGGGGGTGAGCACGCCCAGGGCGTAG
- a CDS encoding FBP domain-containing protein encodes MRPLTEQDIRNSFVNCSKGEAKRLAVPRDLAEQPWDDLDFLGWRDPGAPDRSCLVTERAGRLTGVTLRFPSRQRGFLHRSMCSVCLTTHPGNGVSLMTARKAGTAGREGNSVGIYMCADLACSLYVRGKKELNSGSRIEESLTLEQQIARATGHLSAFLDHLYA; translated from the coding sequence ATGAGACCACTCACCGAGCAGGACATCCGCAACTCATTTGTCAACTGCTCCAAGGGCGAGGCCAAACGGCTGGCGGTACCGCGCGATCTGGCCGAACAGCCGTGGGACGACCTGGACTTCCTGGGCTGGCGAGATCCCGGAGCGCCCGATCGCAGCTGTCTGGTGACCGAGCGGGCGGGCCGGCTCACCGGTGTGACCCTGCGCTTTCCCTCCAGGCAACGGGGCTTCCTGCACCGCAGCATGTGCTCGGTCTGCCTGACGACCCACCCGGGCAACGGCGTCTCCCTGATGACGGCACGCAAGGCGGGCACGGCCGGCCGCGAGGGCAACTCGGTCGGCATCTACATGTGCGCCGACCTCGCCTGCTCCCTGTACGTACGCGGCAAGAAGGAACTCAACTCCGGGTCCCGCATCGAGGAGAGCCTCACCCTGGAGCAGCAGATCGCCCGCGCCACCGGCCATCTGTCGGCCTTCCTGGACCATCTGTACGCCTGA